A genome region from Gigantopelta aegis isolate Gae_Host chromosome 3, Gae_host_genome, whole genome shotgun sequence includes the following:
- the LOC121369283 gene encoding uncharacterized protein LOC121369283 — protein sequence MEFLKQFLVLCMFVVCQMTHGIPIGSQELERAARSTSTCRTPDNLDSLLTSVNEITDGVTYLRSVNWTGTDMFPNELNIDEFSKALTQFTDNTVCTVANTDKDAPIWARSLCPWSYEVQSMPDYYPGHMVQAKCKCQRCVENNVNVCEPVKTNIRVLKKSDACIDGFNIYKETTIEVAVGCACAKPLVTTATTTPPQEATPPNYEYIN from the coding sequence ATGGAATTCCTGAAGCAGTTTTTGGTTCTGTGCATGTTTGTGGTTTGCCAGATGACACACGGTATACCCATTGGATCGCAGGAACTGGAACGCGCTGCACGTTCAACATCCACGTGCCGGACGCCGGACAATTTGGACAGTTTGCTGACCAGCGTTAACGAAATTACGGACGGCGTGACGTACCTGAGAAGCGTCAACTGGACGGGCACGGACATGTTCCCAAACGAGCTGAACATCGACGAGTTCTCCAAGGCTCTGACCCAATTCACGGACAACACGGTTTGCACGGTCGCCAACACCGACAAAGACGCTCCGATCTGGGCCCGTTCGCTGTGTCCCTGGTCGTACGAGGTGCAATCGATGCCGGACTACTACCCCGGCCACATGGTGCAGGCGAAATGCAAGTGCCAGAGGTGCGTGGAAAACAACGTGAACGTCTGCGAACCAGTCAAGACGAACATACGGGTTCTCAAGAAGTCTGACGCCTGCATAGACGGTTTCAACATCTACAAGGAGACCACGATCGAAGTGGCTGTGGGATGCGCATGCGCCAAACCCTTGGTTACCACTGCGACGACAACACCTCCGCAAGAAGCAACTCCACCGAATTACGAGTACATTAATTAA
- the LOC121368923 gene encoding interleukin 17-like protein: MADGIPIGSPKLARAARSTSTCQTPPNLDCLITTVDGITDGVTEVTNVTCINTNGSSSDQCRDTVDGRAANADQKACPWSYEMLLLPADFYPRCVLQAKCNCRSCARGNDANDCVPVKKCIRVLRKDTMCIDGFHIFRETTIPVVVGCACVTSSNDYSSLPSAEGYDYIN, translated from the coding sequence ATGGCAGATGGCATCCCTATCGGATCGCCGAAACTGGCACGTGCTGCACGTTCAACATCCACGTGCCAGACACCGCCAAATCTCGACTGCCTGATCACCACAGTGGACGGAATTACGGACGGCGTGACGGAGGTTACAAACGTCACCTGCATTAACACGAACGGCAGTTCGTCTGACCAGTGTCGAGACACAGTGGACGGCAGGGCTGCGAACGCCGACCAAAAGGCTTGTCCCTGGTCCTACGAAATGTTGCTGTTGCCCGCGGACTTCTACCCCAGGTGCGTTCTACAGGCCAAGTGTAATTGTCGGAGTTGCGCGAGGGGAAACGACGCCAACGACTGTGTTCCCGTGAAGAAGTGCATACGAGTTCTCAGGAAGGACACCATGTGTATCGACGGCTTCCACATCTTCAGGGAGACCACAATTCCAGTGGTGGTGGGGTGCGCATGTGTCACCAGCTCAAACGACTATTCGTCGCTACCCTCCGCCGAAGGATATgattacattaattaa